Genomic segment of Planctomycetota bacterium:
GCGCCGTGGCGAGGCAGAAGACTAAGACGATGGCGTCATGCTGATAGTGGTAGGCGCTGGCGGTGTAGCCCAGGAGCGCCGCGGTGCCGACGCCGCCGAAGCCGGCGTGGCTGATGCCCTGCCCGATGAAGGCCATGCGCTTGAGCACGACGATGACCGAAAGCAGCGAGCAGACGAGCCCGATGGCGATCGCGGCAAGGAAGGCATGCGCGACGTACGCGCGCTCCAGAAGCAGGGTGAACACGTGCATCGGGGCATCTTATCTGGTTTGATCGTCGGCGTCAGTACGATGCCAAGGCCACTGAGAACCCTTGTGCCCTTGGATGATCACCGACTATCGGAGGAGCATCAGCGTTGATAGGGGCATGCAAATGATACGTGGATCATCAACCGAAACATCGTCCGATTGCGTCACAAGAATTCCGAATGGAGCATTATTGACTGCACGTTCGAGGAACGTACGGATACCCTCCGTATCCGCCATACCCTGAATTCGACGCTGATACTTCACTTCGAGCGGTATACGCGTTGTTCCAACGGTGAGGATAAAGTCTATCTCACCCTGGTCGGACCGTTGCGGCAAGTGAGCAATGTCGAGACTGTTGATAGTTGACAATGTGGCGCCCACAACGCTTTCCGCAATCCGCCCCGCCAAGTCCGTCAAGTGGGGTTCGCGTGCGAGCCGTTTCGTATCGAGCGGCACGATTTCCTGAAGCCAACTGGCCCGAAGTGCGTGATCCGCCAAACAAATTTTTGCATTGCCCTTGCTTCGTTTGAGGCGAATCTCCAGCGGTTTGATCACACGCAGCAGCAGAGTATTATCAAGAAATCGCAAATATGAATTGACACGTTGGATGCCGACGTTTGCCTGTAGCGTCCGCTGCGCCTCACGTGCCAAAAGCGTCGCGCCGGGACTTTGACCGACGTACCGGCAGGCGAGCCGAAACAACTCCTCAAGCAACGCCGCGTCCCGTTTACGGCCCTTTTCGCCTACACGCAAATCGTGCTGGATAACCCGGCGAATCACATTCTCGTTTAATTGGTCAGCGACATGCGGCCATGCAATATCGGCGCGTTCATGAGCAAGCGGATATCCGCCGCGCTCGGAAAAAAAGCCGAATGCGGCGTCACGGTTCCCGGCATGATCAATCCCGTGCTGACGCAACGTAACCCAAAATTCCTTTCGTGTGAGCGGTTCTACGCCATTGTCCTTCAAGAATGGCGGACCGATATCCAACGAATGGAACATCGCGATTTCAGTCAATGAAAGAACACCTGCTTCGATTGTCGATATTCGGCCTGCGAGACTGTCGCGTCCCATCTCGATTCTCAGTGCCGAACTTCCCGTCACCAACACCTGCGTTGTCGAAGCATCCACCAACGATTTGAGTTGCGGCCCCCAATCCGACAGGTTCTGCACTTCATCAAAAATAAGATATGTCGGCCGCTTCGCATGCGCCGCTTCATTGAGCGTCTGTTGTAAAACCGCCTGCTCGAACCAATCAACCATACGCAAGATCGGCTCTTTGAGACGACTCAGATGCGGCAACTCGTCGCACTGTACACGAAAAATCCGTCGAGGCGATACGCCGCGAGCAAGCAGATCGCTGATCACGTGCAGTTGCGCCGTTGTCTTGCCGATCTGCCGAGGCCCGCGGACAACGACGATCGGCGCCAATTTTTTCTCAAGCCGCTGATGTATGGATTGCACAAGATGCCGGCGCGTCCGCGGCAAGACCTGCATCGGCTTGCCTTCCCACCATGGGTTCAGTCGGCGCAGATCCTGAACGAGGTCGGGCTCCAACCTCATCGTCGGAAACAGAATCGGCCGGTCGTCTGCTGTCATGCCAGCAAAGTTACGGACAATGCTCCCCAAACGCAATGGCGCACCGATCGAACACCGCCAATCAGCCGGCGGTGGCGTGGACGGCTTCCTGGGGGAGGTTGAGGCCGGGGGCGTGGAGCGTGGTTTTGCCCATGAGGGCCAGGTCGATGGCGCGGGCGGCGCCGCGGCCTTCGTTGATGGCCCAGACGACCAGACTCTGTCCGCGGCGGCAGTCGCCGGCGGTGAAGACCTTGGGGTGGCTGGTGATGAATCGGCCGTGCTCCGCCTGATAGTTGCTGCGCGGATCGGTCGCGATCTTGTAATCGTCACCGAGCGCTTCGAGCAGGTAGTGCTCGGGGCCGAGGAAGCCCATCGCCAGCAGCACCAGGTCGGCCTTCCATGTCTTTTCGGAGCCGGGCACTTCGCGCATCTGGAACCG
This window contains:
- a CDS encoding AAA family ATPase; this translates as MTADDRPILFPTMRLEPDLVQDLRRLNPWWEGKPMQVLPRTRRHLVQSIHQRLEKKLAPIVVVRGPRQIGKTTAQLHVISDLLARGVSPRRIFRVQCDELPHLSRLKEPILRMVDWFEQAVLQQTLNEAAHAKRPTYLIFDEVQNLSDWGPQLKSLVDASTTQVLVTGSSALRIEMGRDSLAGRISTIEAGVLSLTEIAMFHSLDIGPPFLKDNGVEPLTRKEFWVTLRQHGIDHAGNRDAAFGFFSERGGYPLAHERADIAWPHVADQLNENVIRRVIQHDLRVGEKGRKRDAALLEELFRLACRYVGQSPGATLLAREAQRTLQANVGIQRVNSYLRFLDNTLLLRVIKPLEIRLKRSKGNAKICLADHALRASWLQEIVPLDTKRLAREPHLTDLAGRIAESVVGATLSTINSLDIAHLPQRSDQGEIDFILTVGTTRIPLEVKYQRRIQGMADTEGIRTFLERAVNNAPFGILVTQSDDVSVDDPRIICMPLSTLMLLR